In Megachile rotundata isolate GNS110a chromosome 10, iyMegRotu1, whole genome shotgun sequence, the sequence gttttaggTTCTTTGCGACTGCAACCCTCAGTGGGTACCAACAAGCGGAAACAACATTCCTCCTAATGCAATTCCGGGTGGTGAAACCGAAGACGGAGAACCACTTTATGTCGGTCGTGTGCATCACGAGGGTACATTGACGATCGGCAAGGTGCAACCTTCCCACAGTGTTTGCTATATACCATTCGGTGGTGCCGAAGTCGCTTTCCCCGATTACGAGATTATGGTTTCGCAGTAATTAATGAAGCTTCAACACCACCGGAAAAGACTAGAGTCAAAAGTTACACCGATTTCGatgaatttgtttaaaaatcttGACCGCTTAAAGTGGCTTTATTTTCGAAATGCGCGAGACGTACAATCAACTATCGGAGTTCAGAATACGCAGTATGTTGTGCGTACTATTTATAGCTATTTTGCGAAATAGATGTTTTGATTTCGTCCAGTAATCGAATCTCTATaattctcaatatttttaagaaaaataaaggaGGATGTAGTTGAGAATCTCATATGTGTGCAAACTAGTCTAGATACCGATGAGCGGATATTTTCATTCACATTCATTGATCAGTCGGTGTACAATGGGTGTATACTTCCGCACAGAACATAACTGAAATCACGATATGTAGGCGCAGATCAAACTGGCATTGTACGTGTAGCTTggctatatataataattatcggtctcGTGTGACTGTTATTAATTCCTATCGGATACTATACGGTTACATATTACTTGTGCGTTCAGCGAGGGCATCGTAAAAATGTGCATTCGATAGCCACATAGTTTTTTAACACACAGCAGTTTTTGCTTCCTTCAAATCGTTATTTTTAGATTCTGTattgttacaaaataaatactTCCAAAATAAAATGGTGCAGATATTTTACGTTGAATTgtctttaattttgtaataaaatttgcaattatatgtatatggcTTCCCTATGGAAAATTTAAGGGGAAAAGCCCCCACCACGCGCTATAATACTAGAGTATTAGTGCACATTATGCCTAATTCATAGGACTTACAATATTATTGAAGGTATTCAAAATTTTACTATAGGTATTGATTTCTGTGAGTTAAGCATAATGCATGCTCTAGTGTCATATCTCTCTCtgttttccctagggaagccagATATGCACTCAAGTTACCGTATCTATACTCTTCCGCGGAACAAAGTATAGAATTTGTTCCAAATAAGCCGGATTTAACAATGGCGACCAATCTGTCATGGCTCGGTATTAAATGTCAATTGGAagaggaaatttcaaaatagtgATACATTAGAAgcgtttcatttataaatatggCTACGAAAGAGCCTACTGTCATCGAGGATGGTATCCCCGAGCCTGGTATTGAGCCAGGTGCCTCTGCGGAAACAATGCTTGTCACAACAGATAGTTTTGAAGAATACGAACAAGAGATGAGCAGTAGTATTGACGATAGACAGATGAAAGAAAGTACAACGAGCACTatttcagaaattcaggaaGAAGTACAAGACATTCCAGCAACACCTACTGCAACTACTCCACGTGAACTTCAGAAAACGACTTCCCTTGATGATTCTGAATTAGTATGTTTTATAACCTCTTCTCTAAGAACTATTGcaaatactttaattttaaaataattcctCAGTATCAAAATAgccttttaaattatatatttctgtACTATTAACCTTGTTATGTTTTTCTATTCGTGTTTCAATAGGCTTTTCATATTGTAGGAGGATGTTACTCATCGATTAGGTCAAACCAATTTGGATTCTGATCCCTTACGTTGCAAAGCATGGTTGGCACAAAGGaagcatatatttattttgagcCAAGCAGGAAAACCCATATACTCTAGATACAGTTCAGAAGATAAACTAGTCACAGTTATGGGCGTGATGCAAGCTCTAGTTTCATTTGTCCAAGCAGGCAGTGATATGATTAGATCTGTTCATGCAGGAGATACTAATTTTGTATTTGTTGTAAAAGGCCCATTGATTTTAGTTGCAGTTTCAAAGACGCTCGAAAGTGTACCTCAACTTACATTGCAATTAACGTATGTACATCTCAGTGGAGCAACTCCAAATATAAAGCATAAGatttacaatttcttttatttatagatATGTATATAATCAGATAGTATCTGTGTTGACACAGTCACAGCTAACTAGAGTATATGATCAACGTAGAAACTTTGACTTAAGAAGATTGTTAACCGGTAGCGAAAGACTGATagatcatttattaaattttatggaTAGAGAACCAGCATTTTTTCTGGGAGCCATCAAATGTTTACCTTTACTTCCTTCCATGAGAAGTTCTATCACGCAAACTATTATTCAAACATGTGGAAAAATCAAGGTATATATGTTTCTCAAATGTAGTATACAAATTGTAAACATGTCTTGTTATATCAAAATACAACGCATTATTTTATACTACTCATACTAATCACACAAATATGACACTTTTCAGAATTTAGTATTTGCGATACTTTTAGCTAATAACCAATTGGTAACATTAGTCAgaatgaataaattttttttacatCCTGCGGATTTAcacataatacaaaatttggTCGACAGTTCAGAGTCGCTTAAAACTGCCGAGAGCTGGACACCGATATGTCTACCAAAGTTTGATGCCAATGGTTATATGCATGGACATGTATCGTATTTGGCTGAAGACTGTCAGGCATGCTTATTGTTACTTACAGTTGACAgagatgtattttatattctttcaGAAGCAAAACAAGTAAGTGTTTTGATACAAAGTTTTAAAAGGTACTGATGTTAACAATAAtgtatcatttttctttttagaaAATTGTGGAAAAATTAAGACGAACAAATTGTTTAGAGGCAATTAATGAATCTATGCATAAACCACCAATTACGACTGCTGACATTGGATTGCCAGAAATGAGACATGTTTTGTATAAGTGTAGAAGCACAGCACAGTTTTGGAGTCCTGGACTTCAACCTCCATATACAACAGATGAAGAGATCGAacggtaattttaatatttttttttagaaaattaaaaaataaacttcGTATTACGTATctgttccctttttttttttttttttctttttataggTTATTGGGACTTTATCAATGTCTACATCACAGGCTACATGCTCCAAATCGACCACTAAAACTTATATTCCAACAGTTAGATAAAGAAACCATGTTAGCATGGGTAAGTTAAAATACACTTGGCGATAggtatcaaaatattaaatatttaatttttatttgtctgTTTAGGTAACATTAGGCTTTGAACTGTATGTTACATTTGAACCACTTGTAACAAAACTTGATGCCATTGACGcagtaaataaattattgaaatggataaaaaaagaagaggagaggttatttattttaaactcgcctacattttaataattgatataatCATGAacattttaagaaattagaTAAATTTGATGGATATAACATGAAGATATGAAGTGCATTCTTTAGTgatggttaataaaatattgttaataagaaAGACACATCGCATCAAAGATGGATGCATTCCTCATATATTAATACCATACTTTGCTCACTATTTTTAATTACGACAAAACATTGTGAAATAAGGAACATATgtgaaaatgtatatatttaaagaCACGCATGTAATCATGTGGATTACATTTATAGACAGGCTATGATATCCTCTACTTATTTTATTATGTGGTGCTCGAGAAAATTTATCACTGTATCGTTGAAGAGGAATTATAGGGTATCTATTTGTATcatttaaaaagtatattatatttctaaaataattttttaacgatTACAGtgataaattttctttaatattttgtatataagcATAAGAACAACGGCCATCGTTTCATAATCTTGTTAAATCGAAAATATGGTTCTAGGAAGAatgaataatgtaataatagagACAAAATATTATCACTTACAACATGTAATGTACGGGTATTACAAGCTACTGTGTAGCGTTTCTATTGATAAATgctataattttaatatgaaacTATTCTCTGTAAATGTTATATACTGCTGTTATGAACAAAACGCAGTACACACGATAAAAAAGAAGATTCAAGACTTGTACcactttacattttttattagccTGATAATAATTAAAGTCAATCGTTACGTTCTGtacaaaaattgttgaattgtaaTATTCAATGTCTAGCTCTATCGCGTTCTCGTCTTCGATCTcgatctctatctctatctctatctcggTCGTCTCTTCTATGTCGAtccttgtctctgtctttatCTTTATGCGACGAGGAATAACTTTTTGGTGATTTACTCCGCTTACGTTCACGTCTATccctatctctatctctgtctcgacTTCTTGATCTTTGTTTTTCTCTATCAGATTTCTTGTCAGACCGTGAATGTCTCTTGTCCCTGTCCCTATGACGATCTCTATCTCTATCATGATCATCTGTTCTTTTTCTGGTATCTTCTTTAACTGGAGGAATATCTTCATCTTCAGAAGATTCTATTCCTTCATCCATGTCATCTTCTAATGCTGACACTTTTGCttctattatacaaatttaaatgatTAACTTGTCTTTTAAAAGTATTATATAAATGAGAAGTAAAGAATTTACCTAGTTCATTATTCTCTTCAAGAACATGCCTCTTCTGTATTCTTGGCAAAATAACATCACAGCACCTCTCCTCCCGTAAGAGATCATCTATGAATTCATCCATGTGAATCAATTCAAATTTACCTTCCTTATTTTGTCGCCTCAATTTTCTATTGTCATTAAACAATGGTTCCAAATATTTGTAACAGTCCAGAGAAGATCCTGTTAACCTCATGTATAACGCTCCAAGAGCACGAACATATTTGAATTcctcattttttataaattctactATGATATCTTTCTCAGGTTGTATTTGAAGCATTTTTAATATGAGGCAAAGAAATGGTGTGGGTTTTACATTTCCACCATATACGCCGCCTATGTATCTAAAACAGGATACTTTTAAATAACAGATAACTACGTTTGTTTATATTAGAAATAGGTTACACTTTCATAAggaattattcataattaaatgcagataacaaaaaaaaaatatatataatactttTTAAGTGTTAAAATAACTACTggtttacattaaaaaataaatatttagtacgTGATTCCTAACCTTAATTCCATAGCCTTGTCGACTAAAAGTTCCGCAGTCAGAGCAAAACATTCTTCCTTCCAATATTTGGAATCGTATACTCGAGATCTAATTATTTTCTCTACCAAATATTGAGGGTTTGTTCCTCGAATTGATTTTGCATCCTTTACCGTTCGATTTGCCATGTTTACGATACATTAGGTTAAACAAGTGTTTGAAACAATGTTCAATATCGTAGATCAGCGACAGTAAAAGGTAGTTGAAGTACCCTTTGAAAAAGTCATGGCCATTATTATTACGATGTGTGCAGTGAGAAGGTATCAGATATTCAcagcaattaaaaattgttaaatttacaaatttaacaatttgaaaatttagaaatataaaaatttcaaattattcaaattaaggAATGTGTCGCGCTTTAGATCTATCTTTGTTGTAGATGGCACTGAAATAACAGTTTTATAGGGAATTTTAATTTACGACTCTGTAATTTATGCAAATCATAGCCTGCatgaaatacaaatataaatcgAATACAATTGTCCatgattttttcaaatattgaacGGTTATACTTAAAGAAAAGGAGCATAAATTAACAATGGTAGATTAATTGAAGTCACAGCAAATTAATGAAAGCACGTAGTTACCCCATTTAGGTTAAAATTGTAAGTAATTGATGTCTCTCTTGGTAAATGTAACtttcaaaaatgtagaaatcagaGCAAAGAAAGTATTTATTCGAATGTGAAGCTGGGTCATTTCTAGGAAACATGAGTTTGCATACTAATTCAAGTATCACGGCAGCATCTCACAGATttctacaaattcacaaatgtggGTTCCGATTACGATTCATCTAACGTAGTTTCAACATCTTCCGGTACAATTTAAATGTGTATTATTCCCGATCTATAAAACGATCATGGTTTTGatcgtataaaaataaaatttacatcaTGCATGCACAGGAATGTGATAAAACTGAAATCTACAGTCAGCATTGTTATCGCATCATCGCAAAAATATGCAGGGTGCTGCACTCGGCAAAAGGTAATTTCTTTAGctcgatttcttttttatagACCCAAATTAACAGGATccatttgtaaaaataatgtataaaactCTTCGATAATTTATTTACACAAAAGGAAAATATTAGTAGATGAAATAGTTTCAAATCattgttgttaaaaataatcaagTAAGGAAAGAAAATACTCGAtaaaacttcaatttttattctctTTTTCGTCGGACGCGTACAATTCTTTATAGGCGGGTCCATTCGAAAGAAAAGACTACAAAGGTGATACTCGTATTGCACGAGTAAAGTTCTCACCGTAGTATAGCGTGATTGTAAATGTGGAAAGTCTGAAAACTAAGACACGATTTCAACTTCGAAATAACAAATCCCATTCTCTAAAAGTTTCTAAGTCagttttcaaagttctaaaattccgagGTCCCGACATTCTGTCATTTCAAAGTCGTTATTTTTAAGAGTGAAAACACGTGTCTTTTAACAGTggttcaaatttataatctcGCCATATTTGAATTAGAACTATATACTAGATATTATCCCCACCTTTCCATGTTTCTCGACGACGTCGCCTTTCTCTCGAGCCCAGGGTCCGCAAGAGGCCCCATTCACAATCCTTGTCTCTTTCCCTCTCCTCTTCGTTTCCTCTTTCTTACTTACCTGGCAACTTCAACTCACCTGAACAGCCATGTTAAGGTACACGCCGTGCTATCACATCTTGTCCTCTTTAAGTCGTATTTTCCATTCGTTGAGGTGATCAGCCGCGTCGACTCGCAGCAGACAGATGCTATGCAAACCGATACAGCGGACTGACCACTGTGTATCTGACGAGTTGCGTTTTCGCGGTTCCCGGTCGTTTCGTGATTATTCACCTTCCGTGTCTGGTGTACGCAAGTTCGTTTCCTTCGACTTCTAGTCCAAGCACACACGGAGTTTCGTGTATTCGAAAGTTAGCCAAAGTGTCTTCATCTTGCGGAGTTGGAAGATCGTTACCGTGAGTCAGATGTCCTCAGAGGTTCTTTAGACAAAGTTTAACTCCTGCGGAGAAAAAAGAAGGTACGGTTAGGTAATACTAGTTAGATTTCTTCACGATCCTCTCACCGTTACAAATAGTACAATACTTTTTAACATCAAGTTTATAAGCAAGACTCTTTTCATCTCGATGCAATTGGTTTCGATTTTAATATCGTACGTGACCCGAAATTGCGCGACCGAAACGTGCGTATCATTCCGAACGTTGTTTACAAACTGTTGCATCGATCAGCACATTTTGTTTCgtgcatataatataatatcacaACATCGGGACACGGTTTCGATTATTTGTTTTTTCGAACCGTGTAACCCGACACGGTAAAAGACATCGGACTAGTCCCCTCCCTCTCCGTGAAAACGAGAAGAATGCAAGTAATACAATCCGCGTTTTGTTACCATCTGATCAATAGATTATTGGATACGAAAGAAACGCTGCACCTTATTTAACCGATCGGTGAACGTTCCTACGTAAATGTCACGGGCGGTGTTTGGAACGGATTTAATGTGAGAAACGAAACGCTCGACAAGAAACCGCAGGATCAGTGATGAGGAAATTGTATTGAGAAAGATCAATTCGCAAACTCAGTAAGTGATTTTTTCATTGTAATTTCATCGATTGCCCGATCTTTGATCGTTAAATTGTTCGTGAACCCGGAATCGAGTTTACACTGGTACGCAATAAGGCGCGAAGAAACTACCGAGATTTTCGTCTCGGCTATTACTAAGCGAAAGCTGTTCTTTGTTTCGAGAGTTTCGCTATTGACACTGCGACATGTGTACATTGTAATATTACATTTCGTTTTATAATGAAAAAGGGGTTATTTGGGAGCTTTGGAAATTCGAATTAATATGCGATACGGTGACTGACGAATACACTGTAAAGAGTGATACGAATAGGGACACATAGCGATGTAGGTGCatcgaaataaaaatactaacaGCATAAGTACATAGAATTAGTCCGATGCCTCTTTCGAAATATTACTTGTTATTTAGCCATTATATTGCATTGCACAGTAATAACagtttattttttttctgttcgaACATCAGCAAAATGGGATCGAAGATAGAATACGTGGAATCCTCGCACATGTACGCGACGAATTACATTCGTAATTCGAAGGCGATCGGCGTTCTCTGGGGTATATTTACCATATGCTATGCCATAATCGGGGTTGTGGCGTTTGTCACGCCAGAATGGTTGGGTGACTTGGAACACGAGAATCCTGGAAGATTCGGTCTGTGGACTAGATGCAGCTACGGTGGAAATGGTAAAAGATTCATTTTCTCTATCACGCGtaattgaaacaaataaaatttgttaacttgtaTAACTGGTTTCTGTTTATCAGGTGAATTGGGCGAAGAATGTATCGGCAGAGTAGACGATTTATCAACGATCGCTAACGTTCCTTTCAGAGTAAGCACCATTCTAGTCGGCATCGCGGTGATAATCGCTCTATTGACGATCTGCGCGATGCTTCTATTTTTCTTCTGTCAGAGTACAACCGTGTTCTACCTTTGTGCCTGGATGCAAGTGGTGTCAGGTAATTGTTATATTTCTCTACATTACTCAATACTGTTTCCGCGACACAGTATCGAGTCtatacatatatcaaatttcatgCCTACAAATCGtagtagaaaatataaaatttcaaacattttcaaCAACTTTTCCTAAGATCTCCTGGGCTTCCCTGAAGATTCACCCAAGAACAAAGGCTTCCTCTTCCCACATTCAAGTACTTTTAATCACGAAAAGCCTACGATGCATTCGAGTTGCCTATACAAGGGTTAACGAGTCAATGACTATTGTACGTGTGTGTCATAACATCCCACACACAACGAGCTAAGAATATTGAAGAAACAATACAGTGTAGGTGGTATCTAAACGGTTATAAACAGAATAGTAATCAAACTTGTGTTTGATAATTGAACAGTGCAGCAACTGTTCTTTTATCAGAAATGATAATGCTGGGAATAATCGATTAGGAATTTCATACAAGAGTATGCATCGTATGGCGCACGGTTATACATGTATATCTAGGTCGTTGCGTAACGTTAATCGAATGCAGATACCGATACGATCTGAAAACGTAAAGAAAATGACGGGGATAAATCTTCGTAACGGGATGTTACACGTTGAGTTCAATTAAAAATAGACGTAATCGTACGTTGCATAATTACGAGCTGAAATGAAGGTAAAAAAGAAGGGGGAACATTTAGCGAGCAGCGACGTTGAACGTCGCTTTCGAAAGTATAACGCGAACGGGCGTGTTCCCGCGGGCTATTGCTGTAATCGTCCACGTAATGTCTTATCATTGTAATGCCGTTGAAAATTACCATAGTGCATCGAGGAGGTCATCGTGTCAGGAAGCGATGCAATTGTTTCTACCACGGAAAACTTCATTGCCaattaaattttacacgaaTGTACAGCTCGTAGAAAATGCAAATGTAGAGGATTCTTTATAGCtggtaaaaatttgcaattatgaaaattacaaaaattttagaacttgagtgtttaaagattaaaaatgaaaaattacttaatttaacAGGTTCTCCTatttccacaaattcctaaagttgACAAATGAGAAAAACGAACAAGCTAAATATTCGAAAAGCGAAGCGTACGTGTAACTTGTTGCAGAACAGACGAAGCGTGTCAATGTGCTTCAAGTGGGTCAACTGTACAGAGACAGGCATTTTATAGTTGTACATTTGGTTGTTTGAACCGGTGCATTCCCCCGTTACAGAGCCAGCTTAATCAGTGTACCAAGAGCTTATCAACGTTACTGATCTACTTTTCCTTTTCGAAATATCTATAGGCAAccttttgaaatttaaagaaacGATGCGGAAAAAAATCAACATTATTAGTAAAAAAATTAGGTTAAACAAAACCGACCGTGTTATCGCATCAATTGAACTAATTAGAAGTCCAGTCGAAGGCGTTGGCTAACCGGTACCTCGTTTTAACGGTCTATTCTACATTTATTTCCAAACAATCTACCGCTCGAAGAGTTTACAAAAGAGCAGGTTTTCCCTTAAAATTCTGTTCACAGTGTAATCGGCGATTCGAATATCGCTGCCTATTCATTAGGGTATTGTTACGCGTTTCGTAAGCGGGATCCTGTGGACAGGAA encodes:
- the Mon1 gene encoding vacuolar fusion protein MON1 homolog, with protein sequence MATKEPTVIEDGIPEPGIEPGASAETMLVTTDSFEEYEQEMSSSIDDRQMKESTTSTISEIQEEVQDIPATPTATTPRELQKTTSLDDSELEDVTHRLGQTNLDSDPLRCKAWLAQRKHIFILSQAGKPIYSRYSSEDKLVTVMGVMQALVSFVQAGSDMIRSVHAGDTNFVFVVKGPLILVAVSKTLESVPQLTLQLTYVYNQIVSVLTQSQLTRVYDQRRNFDLRRLLTGSERLIDHLLNFMDREPAFFLGAIKCLPLLPSMRSSITQTIIQTCGKIKNLVFAILLANNQLVTLVRMNKFFLHPADLHIIQNLVDSSESLKTAESWTPICLPKFDANGYMHGHVSYLAEDCQACLLLLTVDRDVFYILSEAKQKIVEKLRRTNCLEAINESMHKPPITTADIGLPEMRHVLYKCRSTAQFWSPGLQPPYTTDEEIERLLGLYQCLHHRLHAPNRPLKLIFQQLDKETMLAWVTLGFELYVTFEPLVTKLDAIDAVNKLLKWIKKEEERLFILNSPTF
- the Prp38 gene encoding pre-mRNA processing factor 38, encoding MANRTVKDAKSIRGTNPQYLVEKIIRSRVYDSKYWKEECFALTAELLVDKAMELRYIGGVYGGNVKPTPFLCLILKMLQIQPEKDIIVEFIKNEEFKYVRALGALYMRLTGSSLDCYKYLEPLFNDNRKLRRQNKEGKFELIHMDEFIDDLLREERCCDVILPRIQKRHVLEENNELEAKVSALEDDMDEGIESSEDEDIPPVKEDTRKRTDDHDRDRDRHRDRDKRHSRSDKKSDREKQRSRSRDRDRDRDRRERKRSKSPKSYSSSHKDKDRDKDRHRRDDRDRDRDRDRDRRRERDRARH